From the genome of Chania multitudinisentens RB-25, one region includes:
- the folD gene encoding bifunctional methylenetetrahydrofolate dehydrogenase/methenyltetrahydrofolate cyclohydrolase FolD — MAAKIIDGKTIAQQVRNEVAEQVKQRLAAGKRAPGLAVVLVGENPASQIYVASKRKACEEVGFISRSYDLPASTTEPELLALIDKLNADGEIDGILVQLPLPAGIDNVKVLERIHPDKDVDGFHPYNVGRLCQRAPKLRPCTPRGIVTLLERYNIDAYGLNAVVVGASNIVGRPMSMELLLAGCTTTVTHRFTKNLRHHIENADLLIVAVGKPGFIPGEWIKPGAIVIDVGINRLENGKVVGDVDFASANQRASYITPVPGGVGPMTVATLIQNTLQACEEYHDIQPT; from the coding sequence ATGGCAGCAAAGATTATTGATGGTAAAACGATTGCGCAGCAGGTTAGAAACGAAGTGGCTGAGCAAGTGAAACAACGTTTGGCAGCAGGCAAACGTGCTCCGGGCCTGGCGGTGGTTCTGGTCGGCGAAAACCCGGCCTCACAGATTTATGTTGCCAGCAAGCGCAAAGCCTGTGAAGAAGTCGGCTTTATCTCCCGCTCCTACGATCTACCCGCCTCTACCACTGAACCTGAATTGCTGGCATTAATTGATAAGCTGAATGCCGATGGTGAAATTGACGGCATTCTGGTGCAACTTCCATTACCTGCCGGCATTGATAATGTCAAAGTGCTGGAACGTATTCATCCAGATAAAGACGTGGACGGTTTCCACCCTTACAACGTGGGCCGCCTATGCCAGCGTGCGCCAAAACTGCGCCCTTGCACCCCACGCGGGATCGTCACCTTGCTGGAACGCTACAACATTGATGCTTACGGCCTGAACGCCGTAGTCGTCGGGGCTTCCAACATCGTTGGCCGCCCGATGAGTATGGAACTGCTGCTGGCTGGCTGCACCACCACCGTTACGCACCGCTTTACCAAAAACCTGCGTCACCATATCGAAAACGCCGATCTGCTGATCGTCGCCGTTGGTAAACCGGGTTTTATTCCGGGGGAATGGATCAAACCCGGTGCGATCGTCATTGACGTGGGTATCAACCGTTTGGAAAACGGTAAAGTGGTTGGCGATGTCGATTTCGCAAGTGCAAACCAGCGTGCATCCTACATTACCCCAGTTCCTGGTGGTGTTGGCCCAATGACTGTTGCTACACTGATCCAAAATACCTTGCAGGCCTGCGAGGAATATCACGACATTCAACCAACATAA
- a CDS encoding CitMHS family transporter, which translates to MLALIGVLTIATLLFFIMSKRMSPLVALIVIPIIGALVAGSGTDTAKYIIEGITKLAPMAAMFVFAITFFGVITDAGMFDPIIRGILRFVGTNPVKIIIGTGILALIAHLDGNGAVTFLITIPTMLPLFNRLGMDKRILVGITALSAGVNFLPWTGPMIRASAALNIPTHDLFIPLIPAQICGLIFMVGMGWYWGKKEEKRLGAAYFQSVTSDFSHNKELTEQEKILRRPHLFWLNLALVIAVIGTMVLTRISPTVAFMVALTLALMINYPNVEMQKERINAHAKAALMMASILFAAGAFTGIMGGTGMLKAMSEAAVGFMPESFASHIPFIVGLIAMPLSLVFDPDSYYFGIMPVIAHTVQLMGVPAIQVAQASILGQMTTGFAVSPLTPATFLLVSLAGVDLADHQKFSIPVLWAASVIMTFAAAITGVFPF; encoded by the coding sequence ATGTTGGCGTTAATTGGTGTGCTTACCATTGCCACCTTGTTATTTTTCATCATGTCAAAGCGCATGTCGCCTCTGGTCGCCCTGATAGTTATCCCTATCATTGGTGCCCTGGTGGCGGGCAGCGGTACTGATACGGCGAAATATATTATTGAAGGGATTACCAAGCTGGCTCCTATGGCGGCTATGTTCGTTTTTGCAATTACCTTCTTTGGCGTGATCACTGATGCAGGAATGTTTGATCCAATTATCCGTGGGATCTTGCGTTTTGTCGGCACTAACCCCGTCAAGATTATCATCGGTACCGGTATTCTGGCGCTGATCGCTCACCTAGACGGCAATGGCGCAGTGACATTCTTGATTACCATTCCCACCATGTTGCCTCTGTTTAACCGGCTTGGGATGGATAAGCGGATTTTAGTGGGGATTACCGCATTAAGTGCAGGTGTCAATTTCCTGCCCTGGACCGGGCCTATGATTCGGGCTTCGGCAGCGCTGAATATTCCTACGCACGATCTGTTTATCCCACTGATCCCTGCTCAAATCTGCGGCCTGATCTTCATGGTTGGCATGGGATGGTATTGGGGGAAGAAAGAAGAAAAACGGCTTGGTGCGGCGTATTTCCAATCGGTTACCAGTGATTTTTCTCACAATAAGGAGTTAACCGAGCAAGAAAAAATACTGCGCCGGCCCCACCTGTTCTGGCTGAATTTGGCACTGGTTATTGCGGTAATCGGCACCATGGTTCTTACGCGTATTTCACCGACGGTTGCCTTTATGGTGGCTTTAACACTGGCGTTGATGATCAACTATCCCAACGTTGAAATGCAAAAGGAACGCATCAATGCCCATGCCAAAGCGGCACTAATGATGGCCAGCATTCTGTTTGCTGCTGGTGCATTCACTGGGATTATGGGCGGTACCGGTATGCTTAAGGCAATGTCGGAAGCTGCCGTTGGCTTTATGCCGGAATCCTTTGCGTCACATATTCCCTTCATCGTCGGCCTGATTGCCATGCCCCTCAGTCTGGTGTTTGACCCCGATTCATACTATTTCGGCATCATGCCTGTGATAGCTCATACCGTGCAATTGATGGGGGTTCCTGCCATTCAAGTCGCGCAGGCTTCGATTCTGGGGCAAATGACGACCGGTTTTGCTGTCAGCCCACTGACACCTGCCACTTTCCTATTGGTCAGCCTGGCGGGTGTCGATCTGGCCGACCACCAGAAATTTTCAATCCCGGTCTTGTGGGCAGCTAGCGTGATTATGACTTTTGCAGCGGCGATCACGGGAGTGTTCCCATTTTAG
- a CDS encoding LysR family transcriptional regulator, which yields MNLSIKQLRAFLTLSETDSFTRAAKTFNLSQPAFSALIAGLEEEIGYRLFDRDTRRVQLNANGIHFIDLARRLVQNHDDAVGEIKLRVAGNKGHITLAVLPSIAVEWLPEVLVQYSLVHPETRIKLIDTQWDRCLKALLDGQADLALTAGQPSLSTFNSTLLFSDKFYLLCHRNHPLARLETVDITDIGQYPFIGFCLGTSIRQHTDRLCDGGEGFNYQMEVRQLTTMMGLIAANYGVSITTGLTLFQFRHKDIAIIPFRDLALERAVYLVTVKGRHQPDCAQAFADFIYQQAQHFSPN from the coding sequence ATGAATTTATCGATAAAGCAGTTAAGGGCATTTTTAACTTTAAGTGAAACTGACAGTTTTACTCGCGCCGCCAAAACCTTTAATTTATCGCAACCGGCTTTCAGTGCATTGATTGCCGGCCTGGAGGAGGAAATCGGTTATCGTTTGTTTGACCGAGATACCCGTCGAGTTCAGCTAAATGCTAATGGAATTCATTTTATCGATCTAGCTCGCAGGTTAGTACAAAACCATGATGATGCCGTTGGTGAGATAAAACTGCGCGTTGCGGGTAATAAAGGCCATATAACATTAGCTGTATTGCCTTCTATTGCTGTCGAATGGCTACCGGAAGTTTTGGTGCAATACAGCCTTGTCCACCCAGAAACTCGCATCAAGCTGATAGACACACAGTGGGATCGCTGTCTGAAAGCGCTGTTGGATGGGCAAGCTGACCTGGCGCTTACCGCGGGCCAACCATCGTTGAGTACATTTAATTCAACGCTACTGTTTTCCGATAAATTTTACCTGTTGTGCCATCGCAATCACCCATTAGCACGACTGGAAACAGTAGATATTACTGATATTGGTCAGTACCCCTTTATTGGCTTTTGTCTGGGAACCAGTATTCGCCAGCATACCGATAGATTGTGTGATGGCGGCGAAGGGTTCAATTATCAGATGGAAGTACGGCAACTCACCACCATGATGGGGCTGATTGCCGCCAATTATGGCGTCAGTATTACTACTGGTCTCACGCTGTTCCAGTTCCGCCATAAAGATATCGCCATCATTCCATTTCGCGATCTGGCACTGGAACGCGCAGTCTATCTGGTGACGGTTAAAGGACGCCATCAGCCCGACTGCGCTCAGGCATTCGCCGATTTCATCTACCAACAAGCACAGCACTTTTCCCCAAACTAA
- a CDS encoding 3-oxoacid CoA-transferase subunit B, whose translation MNAKERIARRVALELHDGDVVNLGIGLPTKVANYLPADINVTFQSENGFLGLGPITEENAKLVNAGGQLCGMIPGAAMFDSAFSFALIRGGHVDVCVLGSLQVDEHGSLANWVVPGKMVPGMGGAMDLVVGAKRVIIAMEHCAKNGEAKILRECTYPLTAVAKVSKVITELGVFSFANGQMILDEISQDVTLEELRARTEATFTVSATLCPMKQPEVAQ comes from the coding sequence ATGAATGCCAAAGAACGTATCGCGCGGCGCGTTGCGCTGGAGTTACACGATGGTGACGTCGTTAATCTCGGTATTGGTTTACCGACCAAAGTTGCTAATTATCTTCCAGCAGATATCAATGTCACCTTTCAATCCGAGAATGGCTTTTTAGGCCTTGGCCCCATCACCGAAGAAAACGCCAAGCTGGTCAATGCTGGCGGGCAACTGTGCGGCATGATTCCTGGTGCGGCAATGTTTGACAGCGCCTTCTCCTTTGCCCTTATTCGTGGTGGTCATGTGGATGTTTGCGTATTGGGCAGCTTGCAGGTTGATGAACACGGCAGTCTGGCAAATTGGGTTGTGCCAGGGAAAATGGTGCCCGGCATGGGGGGAGCAATGGATCTCGTGGTCGGTGCCAAACGGGTGATTATCGCAATGGAGCACTGCGCCAAGAATGGCGAGGCCAAAATTTTACGTGAATGCACCTATCCGCTGACGGCTGTTGCAAAGGTTAGCAAAGTTATCACTGAACTGGGGGTATTCAGCTTTGCTAACGGTCAGATGATCCTTGATGAAATCAGCCAGGATGTGACATTGGAGGAACTGCGCGCCAGAACTGAAGCAACATTTACTGTTTCTGCGACCCTTTGCCCGATGAAACAGCCGGAGGTGGCGCAATGA
- a CDS encoding PD-(D/E)XK nuclease family protein produces MDKQAGEFTRFLSHISVWDTLNHQAKERYRSKLAPDFRLFDLLRCNEMTLSRCLAFLLDPKGTHGQGELFLSKFLQILPENLSFPCSGEATIFTEYTMPDARRLDILLTCSNSAIGIENKPWAEDQLLQLYDYAKWMNERYTQNHWLLIYLCNNEIGEKTLPSDSNPNLKDGVFPFTFYRFVEWLEECSLHVTALQVRVFIDELAQFIREQINGESNMDEQSELTQLILSSPENIRATFLAARSLRNIKSQMWRKFSDNLLNQLIPLEVNIEYDPELLDGKKEIGFDIIFHPGDRFALRWQFEYSNYRGFCFGIVNHNEVEHVKDAILYPQIRSAMNQCFPYVSEEGSD; encoded by the coding sequence ATGGATAAACAGGCAGGTGAGTTTACAAGGTTCCTCAGTCATATCTCAGTATGGGATACGCTTAATCACCAGGCAAAAGAACGTTATCGAAGCAAGCTTGCACCGGATTTTCGTCTGTTTGACTTGTTGCGATGTAATGAGATGACACTCTCCCGTTGTTTGGCTTTTCTGCTTGATCCAAAAGGGACTCATGGCCAAGGTGAATTATTTCTCTCGAAATTTCTTCAAATCTTGCCTGAAAACCTGAGCTTTCCTTGCTCAGGGGAAGCAACAATTTTTACCGAATATACAATGCCTGATGCGCGGCGATTGGATATATTACTGACCTGCTCAAACAGTGCTATTGGAATAGAAAACAAACCCTGGGCTGAAGATCAACTGTTACAACTTTACGACTATGCCAAGTGGATGAATGAGCGATATACACAGAACCACTGGTTACTCATTTATCTATGTAATAATGAAATAGGTGAAAAAACCCTACCAAGTGACAGTAATCCCAATCTAAAAGATGGAGTATTCCCTTTCACTTTCTACCGTTTTGTCGAATGGTTGGAGGAGTGTTCCCTGCATGTCACAGCCCTGCAAGTACGTGTATTTATCGATGAACTGGCCCAATTCATTCGTGAGCAAATAAATGGAGAAAGTAATATGGATGAGCAGAGTGAATTAACCCAGTTAATACTTAGTAGCCCTGAGAATATCCGTGCAACATTTTTGGCAGCACGTAGCTTAAGAAATATCAAGTCACAGATGTGGCGGAAATTTTCAGATAATTTACTAAATCAACTCATACCACTTGAAGTTAACATTGAGTACGATCCTGAATTGCTTGATGGAAAAAAAGAGATAGGATTTGACATCATTTTCCACCCAGGTGATCGATTCGCCTTGAGATGGCAATTTGAGTATTCAAACTATAGAGGCTTCTGTTTTGGCATTGTAAATCATAATGAAGTTGAGCATGTGAAGGATGCAATATTGTATCCACAAATTCGCAGTGCGATGAATCAGTGTTTTCCTTATGTTAGTGAAGAGGGGTCAGATTAG
- a CDS encoding acetyl-CoA C-acetyltransferase gives MKNSVVIVSAKRTAIGKFSGSLADTSAVALGAATVQANLSELPDHFQIDEVILGNVLQAGLGQNPAHQVARTAGLKDSVPSLTINKVCGSGLKSVVMGAQSILSGDNQVCLTGGMENMSAAPYLLEKARQGYRMGDGKLVDVMIRDGLWCAFNDCHMGVTAENIARRYQLSRQEQDQVAVDSQRKAIAAIQAGYFQDEIVPLTLMVKKEPRIFDCDEFPRANTTLQSLAQLRPAFERDGTVTAGNASGINDASATLILMSEQAAHEQGVAPLARIRSWASAGVGSDVMGLGPIPATQKALRKAGMTVADLDLIEANEAFAAQYLAVQRDLAMDPERVNVNGGAIALGHPIGASGARILVTLVHALKNRDKTTGLATLCIGGGQGIAMIIERI, from the coding sequence ATGAAAAATTCTGTCGTGATAGTGAGCGCTAAGCGCACCGCCATCGGTAAGTTTTCTGGCAGCCTGGCAGATACCTCTGCCGTTGCTCTTGGCGCGGCCACTGTGCAGGCAAATCTGTCTGAGCTTCCTGACCATTTTCAAATTGATGAAGTCATCCTTGGCAATGTTCTACAGGCGGGGCTTGGTCAAAACCCGGCACATCAGGTGGCCCGTACCGCGGGGCTCAAGGATTCTGTGCCCTCATTAACAATCAATAAAGTTTGCGGCTCTGGTCTGAAAAGCGTGGTGATGGGGGCTCAATCTATTTTGAGCGGTGATAATCAAGTTTGTCTGACCGGCGGGATGGAGAATATGAGTGCCGCGCCATATCTGCTGGAAAAAGCACGCCAGGGTTACCGTATGGGTGATGGTAAGCTAGTTGATGTGATGATCCGAGATGGCTTGTGGTGCGCATTTAATGATTGCCACATGGGCGTCACGGCGGAAAATATTGCCCGTCGTTATCAATTAAGCCGTCAGGAGCAGGATCAAGTCGCAGTAGATTCACAACGTAAGGCAATCGCTGCAATACAAGCAGGCTATTTTCAGGATGAAATTGTACCGCTGACGCTGATGGTAAAAAAAGAACCGAGGATTTTCGATTGTGATGAATTTCCACGGGCCAATACCACTTTGCAATCTCTTGCTCAACTGCGCCCTGCGTTTGAACGTGATGGCACTGTTACAGCGGGCAATGCGTCAGGCATTAATGATGCGTCTGCCACACTAATATTGATGTCAGAACAGGCAGCTCATGAACAGGGGGTTGCTCCGCTCGCCCGTATTCGTAGCTGGGCCTCTGCGGGGGTTGGTTCTGACGTTATGGGGTTGGGGCCGATTCCGGCAACGCAGAAAGCGCTGAGAAAAGCGGGTATGACTGTCGCAGATTTAGATTTAATTGAAGCTAACGAAGCTTTCGCTGCGCAATATCTGGCGGTTCAGCGTGATTTGGCTATGGACCCAGAGAGGGTTAATGTCAACGGTGGTGCTATTGCGCTTGGGCATCCCATAGGGGCAAGTGGTGCGCGGATCCTTGTCACTCTGGTACATGCATTGAAAAACAGAGATAAAACAACGGGCCTGGCAACCTTGTGCATCGGTGGTGGCCAAGGAATTGCAATGATTATCGAACGGATTTAA
- a CDS encoding acyclic terpene utilization AtuA family protein has translation MKKIRIGSGAGYAGDRIEPAIELAEKGDIDYLVFECLAERTIAIGQKQKQQDASKGYNELLSDRMRAVLPICVAKGIRIVTNMGSANPQAAGEAVIAVARELNLPKIKVAVVGGDDVLKTLLSLNLALDEAGVPVSQSGKEILSANAYMGAEGLVQALNDNADVVIAGRVADPSLFLSTMIHAFGWATDDWDRLGKGTCIGHLLECGGQVTGGYYADPGFKDVPNLARLGFPIAEVNADGDAIITKVSGSGGCVCVDTCKEQLMYEIHRPDRYLTPDVVADFSHVSFTQQDNDIVKVSGATGFARTDTLKVSVGYQDGFIGEGEIAYAGPGAVARGQLALDIVRERFDICRLKLLETRFDLIGLNALHGAQRSQCSEPYEVRARVAARCQSRQEAVKVGNEVETLYTNGPAGGGGVVKSVKEILAMDSTLLPRKYTQATVIYLESAQ, from the coding sequence ATGAAGAAAATCAGGATTGGCTCAGGTGCTGGCTATGCTGGTGACCGTATAGAACCTGCAATCGAATTGGCTGAGAAAGGTGACATTGATTATCTGGTATTTGAATGTCTGGCAGAGAGAACCATCGCCATTGGTCAAAAACAGAAACAACAGGATGCCAGCAAAGGCTATAACGAGTTGTTGAGCGACAGAATGCGCGCAGTGTTGCCTATCTGTGTTGCGAAAGGGATTCGCATCGTCACGAATATGGGCTCAGCAAATCCACAAGCGGCTGGGGAAGCGGTGATTGCCGTCGCTCGAGAACTCAATCTGCCCAAGATTAAAGTTGCGGTCGTCGGCGGTGATGATGTGCTGAAGACCTTGCTTTCACTGAATTTGGCGCTGGACGAAGCGGGTGTACCTGTCTCACAGTCGGGAAAAGAGATCCTGTCGGCCAATGCATATATGGGGGCGGAAGGATTGGTTCAGGCGTTGAATGATAACGCCGATGTGGTGATTGCCGGGCGCGTTGCCGACCCATCACTGTTTCTGTCAACGATGATTCACGCTTTCGGTTGGGCTACAGACGATTGGGATCGCCTTGGCAAAGGGACTTGTATAGGCCATCTACTTGAATGTGGTGGACAAGTTACCGGCGGTTACTATGCCGACCCGGGGTTTAAAGATGTTCCGAATCTGGCGCGGCTCGGTTTTCCCATTGCTGAAGTGAATGCTGATGGCGATGCCATTATCACCAAAGTGAGTGGCTCGGGTGGTTGTGTCTGTGTTGATACCTGCAAAGAACAGCTGATGTACGAAATTCATCGTCCAGACCGCTATCTGACACCAGACGTGGTCGCTGATTTTAGTCACGTCAGCTTCACTCAACAGGATAACGATATTGTCAAAGTTAGCGGAGCTACGGGTTTCGCGCGTACCGATACCTTGAAAGTATCCGTAGGTTATCAGGATGGTTTTATTGGTGAGGGCGAAATTGCTTATGCTGGGCCAGGTGCGGTCGCTCGCGGCCAATTAGCATTGGATATTGTTCGGGAGCGTTTTGATATTTGTCGTCTTAAACTACTCGAAACACGTTTCGACCTGATAGGCCTCAACGCATTACATGGTGCGCAGCGTTCTCAATGTAGTGAGCCTTACGAAGTTCGGGCGCGCGTTGCAGCGCGTTGTCAGTCACGTCAGGAAGCCGTTAAAGTCGGTAATGAAGTGGAAACTCTCTATACCAATGGCCCTGCTGGCGGTGGTGGAGTGGTGAAATCGGTTAAAGAAATTTTGGCAATGGATTCGACTTTACTACCACGAAAATATACTCAGGCAACTGTCATTTATTTGGAAAGTGCACAATGA
- the atoD gene encoding acetate CoA-transferase subunit alpha, translating to MKNKKLDAAQFRALLHDGMSIMFGGFMGIGTPEYLVAEIIKSGVKDLVLIGNDTGFIDTGVGPLIANGQVKKVIASHIGTNPETGKKMISGELAVVLVPQGTLVEQIRAGGAGLGGFLTPTGVGTVVEEGKQILTLDGITYLLERPLRADLAILEAGLADQQGNLIYHLTARNFNPLMALAADTVVAQIDTLVAVGDLNPENIVTPGALVDHLFMGAGA from the coding sequence ATGAAGAATAAAAAACTCGATGCTGCGCAATTTCGTGCCTTATTACATGATGGCATGTCTATTATGTTTGGCGGTTTTATGGGGATAGGTACACCAGAATATTTAGTCGCAGAAATAATAAAATCTGGAGTGAAAGATCTTGTGCTAATTGGTAATGATACCGGGTTTATCGATACTGGCGTTGGCCCACTGATTGCCAATGGTCAGGTAAAAAAAGTGATTGCCTCACACATTGGTACCAACCCTGAAACGGGCAAAAAAATGATTAGCGGGGAATTGGCAGTGGTATTGGTTCCTCAAGGCACCTTGGTGGAGCAAATCCGTGCTGGAGGCGCAGGGCTTGGTGGTTTTTTAACCCCAACAGGTGTGGGCACGGTGGTGGAAGAGGGAAAACAAATTCTGACTCTTGACGGCATAACCTATTTGCTTGAACGCCCGCTACGTGCTGATTTGGCCATTCTTGAAGCTGGTCTTGCCGATCAGCAGGGGAATTTAATTTACCATTTGACCGCCCGCAACTTTAATCCGTTGATGGCGCTGGCCGCTGATACTGTCGTGGCGCAAATTGATACGCTGGTGGCAGTAGGTGACTTGAATCCAGAAAATATCGTGACCCCCGGTGCGCTGGTGGATCATCTGTTTATGGGAGCCGGCGCATGA
- a CDS encoding type IV toxin-antitoxin system YeeU family antitoxin: MSNNTNLPPAWGLQPDITPRLGARLVQEGARLHFLADRANYIGVFTPEVADTLNQTFPTLIEQLEALLLSGELYPLHSHCVTVQHAGFTCEVDTLGSCGYVYIAVYQEILTA; this comes from the coding sequence ATGAGCAATAACACAAATTTGCCCCCAGCTTGGGGGCTACAGCCTGATATCACGCCACGATTAGGGGCCCGGTTAGTTCAGGAAGGAGCCCGCCTACATTTTCTTGCCGACAGGGCGAACTATATAGGTGTTTTTACTCCCGAGGTTGCCGATACACTTAACCAAACGTTCCCGACATTGATAGAACAGTTGGAAGCTCTTTTGTTGTCTGGTGAACTATATCCCCTCCATTCGCATTGCGTGACTGTCCAGCATGCGGGGTTTACTTGTGAAGTGGATACATTGGGAAGTTGCGGCTACGTCTATATTGCGGTCTATCAGGAAATACTGACAGCCTGA
- a CDS encoding IS3 family transposase (programmed frameshift): protein MKKARFTETQILRVLKEVEGGRHVKDVCRENGVSEASYYNWKSKYGGMGSSDIKRMKELEQENRRLKQMYASLSLDHEILKDVGSKKTLTVPEKRELVRYVMTEHQTSERRGCRIMGMSRSLLHYCPNTARDMPVIEALQKLAHQYPAYGFGLMFNKLRQAGRSWNAKRVYRLYRLLKLNLRRKGKKRLPNRHPQPLATPLKINHCWSVDFMSDALLDGRRFRLFNVVDDFNREALAIEADLNIPAHRVVRILERLSAERGYPAFIRSDNGPELTAAALAEWAERHGVILDFIQPGKPMQNGFIERFNKTLRTEILDMYLFRTLSEVRELTENWRTEYNEERPHSSQGNVPPVIYARQKLNGDPHWRWY from the exons ATGAAGAAAGCGCGTTTCACTGAAACCCAGATCCTGCGGGTACTGAAAGAAGTTGAAGGTGGCCGGCATGTGAAGGATGTTTGCCGCGAAAACGGTGTATCGGAAGCCAGCTACTACAACTGGAAATCCAAATATGGCGGTATGGGATCCTCTGATATCAAACGTATGAAAGAGCTGGAACAGGAAAATCGGCGGCTAAAACAAATGTATGCATCCCTGAGCTTAGACCATGAAATTCTTAAGGATGTTG GTAGCAAAAAAACTTTAACGGTGCCTGAAAAGCGTGAGCTGGTGCGTTATGTCATGACGGAACATCAGACCAGCGAACGACGCGGGTGCCGAATTATGGGGATGAGTCGAAGCCTGTTGCATTACTGCCCGAACACGGCACGGGATATGCCTGTGATCGAGGCATTACAAAAATTGGCCCATCAATATCCGGCCTATGGCTTCGGCCTGATGTTCAATAAGTTACGCCAGGCAGGACGGTCATGGAATGCAAAACGGGTTTACCGACTCTATCGCCTGTTAAAACTCAACCTCAGGCGTAAAGGGAAAAAACGCTTACCTAACCGGCATCCACAGCCTTTGGCTACTCCACTTAAAATAAACCACTGCTGGTCGGTTGATTTTATGAGTGATGCGTTGCTGGACGGGCGTCGGTTTAGATTATTTAACGTCGTCGATGATTTTAATCGGGAAGCGCTGGCCATAGAGGCTGACTTGAATATACCGGCTCATCGTGTTGTTCGTATACTGGAACGACTCAGTGCAGAAAGAGGTTACCCCGCATTTATACGAAGTGATAACGGGCCAGAACTCACAGCAGCAGCGTTAGCCGAATGGGCAGAACGCCACGGCGTGATACTTGATTTTATTCAGCCAGGCAAACCGATGCAGAACGGATTTATCGAGCGATTTAACAAAACGCTGCGAACAGAGATACTTGATATGTATCTGTTCCGAACGCTTTCGGAAGTGCGAGAGTTAACAGAAAACTGGCGTACAGAATATAACGAGGAACGCCCGCATAGCTCACAGGGCAATGTGCCGCCAGTTATTTATGCGAGGCAAAAACTGAACGGAGATCCTCATTGGCGGTGGTACTAA
- the ybcJ gene encoding ribosome-associated protein YbcJ: protein MEIFNLENHPHVELCDLLKFQGWCESGGAAKEAIAEGHVKVNGQVETRKRCKIVDGQKVSYKGMNVTVKA from the coding sequence ATGGAAATTTTTAATCTGGAAAATCACCCGCACGTTGAGCTGTGCGATTTGCTGAAGTTTCAAGGCTGGTGTGAGAGCGGCGGCGCAGCTAAAGAAGCCATCGCCGAAGGGCACGTTAAAGTCAACGGCCAAGTGGAAACGCGCAAGCGCTGCAAAATCGTTGATGGCCAGAAAGTCAGCTATAAAGGCATGAACGTCACGGTCAAAGCCTGA
- a CDS encoding ankyrin repeat domain-containing protein: MEDDKSLLYACVINDLSLIKERLKNAKPAQLKKSTQETGTPLHAAALHGNKEAVDLLLAAGADIEAGNFLRDNAMHACIKVGKLDIARYLIEKGSDINKKGCQNRHALNQLICYAWNREFAEYLLSKGCDILQTSRDGYSMLNDATCSNNTDAIDFLLKHGVDKSDLNSALCWAILKNACEATRYILAQGTSLEEMYAATKGLEKGLYHTIATKENSTDLIKLLIKHGVDFSKLPERAVVVGIDKTKLSPLEYAKAHFTKWPAAVYLADNIRVIEENTA, encoded by the coding sequence ATGGAAGACGATAAATCACTGCTCTATGCCTGTGTAATAAACGATCTGAGCCTGATAAAAGAAAGGCTGAAAAACGCCAAACCTGCGCAGCTAAAAAAAAGCACCCAGGAAACCGGAACGCCACTGCATGCGGCAGCCTTGCATGGCAACAAGGAAGCAGTTGATTTGCTGCTCGCCGCTGGCGCGGATATTGAAGCGGGGAATTTTCTGCGCGATAACGCGATGCACGCCTGCATCAAAGTCGGGAAACTGGACATAGCCAGATACCTGATTGAGAAGGGATCTGACATTAACAAAAAAGGCTGCCAGAACCGCCATGCACTCAACCAGTTGATTTGCTATGCGTGGAACCGTGAATTTGCTGAGTATCTGCTCAGCAAGGGCTGCGATATTTTGCAGACCTCGCGAGACGGTTACAGCATGCTCAACGATGCGACTTGCTCAAACAACACGGATGCAATAGATTTTTTGTTGAAACACGGGGTCGACAAAAGCGATCTCAATTCGGCTTTGTGCTGGGCGATTCTTAAAAATGCCTGTGAGGCAACTCGGTACATTCTCGCTCAAGGCACCAGCCTGGAAGAAATGTACGCTGCAACCAAGGGCCTGGAAAAAGGGCTTTACCACACGATAGCTACCAAAGAAAACAGCACTGATCTGATCAAACTACTGATAAAGCATGGCGTGGATTTCAGCAAACTGCCGGAACGTGCCGTTGTAGTGGGTATAGACAAAACAAAATTGAGTCCGCTGGAGTATGCCAAAGCGCATTTTACGAAATGGCCCGCTGCCGTTTATCTGGCAGATAATATCCGCGTGATAGAAGAAAATACTGCCTGA